The Lactobacillus acidophilus DNA segment TTAGTGACAGTCAATTTTCCTACCTTTACCCCATCAATTTTCACATTAGGATTAAAGTGTGTTTGAGCAAATTTCTCTGCTGCCGCTTGAGTAGTAACACGATGATTATGTATAGCAAATCCTGCAACCACCGAAATAATGATTACAATTCCAACTACTAACAAGATCAGATTATTTCTCTTATTTTTCTTTTTAAGATCTTCATTCATACATCTATCCTGCCTTTATTTGAATTAAACTAATGATTTAAATATAGCACCCAATATAAATAGTGTAAAATCTATTGTTTGTATTGTATGTAACAAATAGAAATTATTTTGCTTTTTTCAAAATCAATTTTCCAGCATCTTTTACCGCAAAATATAAAATTGGCGTACAAATTGCAGTAGAAATTGAATTAATCACTGTAGCAGGTAAACTAACAAACGCACCTATATAAGCAACTTGAAGACTCGTACCAACCATTAGTGCTTCAACAATTGATACGCAATATGTAGTAAAGATCTTAGTAACACCTGCGATAATCCCCAAAATGATAATATTTTTCTTACTATCTCGGTAATTCATCCCTTTAAAAACTGCGGTTAAAACAGAAGCTACTACTACTACTTCAAGCATCGTTAACCAGGAAGTTGCAGCATAACCATTTAGTAAATCAAATCCACCTAAACCGATAATTCCTGCAATCATTCCATTGCGGTAGCCTAAATATAAAATAGCTACAGCGGTTAATGTGTTACCAAAATGGATAAACGGACGTCCTACCATTGCTGGTACTGGAATACGAATTACCCAAATACCAATGTAAATAATTGCGGCAAACAACCCTGTTAAAACTAATGCTTGTAATGAATTCTTATCTCTTTCCATGATATCTATTACCCTACTTTTCTAACTCACTTAATA contains these protein-coding regions:
- a CDS encoding ECF transporter S component codes for the protein MERDKNSLQALVLTGLFAAIIYIGIWVIRIPVPAMVGRPFIHFGNTLTAVAILYLGYRNGMIAGIIGLGGFDLLNGYAATSWLTMLEVVVVASVLTAVFKGMNYRDSKKNIIILGIIAGVTKIFTTYCVSIVEALMVGTSLQVAYIGAFVSLPATVINSISTAICTPILYFAVKDAGKLILKKAK